One window of the Streptomyces asoensis genome contains the following:
- the sigJ gene encoding RNA polymerase sigma factor SigJ, protein MTTRAEPGDDQSDPGLSAIMSERRRLINLGYRLLGSLADAEDVVQETYARWYAMSAREQQAIESPGAWLVTVASRTCLNLLGSARARRETYVGDWIPEPLPEPTEWITGRSGVGGIDPADRVTLDESVTMAFLVVLDAMTPAERVAFVLHDVFRYPFGEVAEIVGRTPAACRQLASSARRRIRNSQTSAGPSAGQAGIVRQFRTAWEAKDIDALIGLLDPDATATADGGGLAVTHLHRIVGGEQVAHAYAEISRVSGDRTTFRECTVNGLPGLVARQDGDIATVFAFEIAGDRIRHIWAVRNPEKLRPWRIG, encoded by the coding sequence ATGACCACCAGAGCCGAGCCCGGCGACGACCAGAGCGATCCGGGCCTCAGCGCGATCATGAGCGAGCGGCGCCGGCTGATCAATCTCGGCTATCGACTCCTCGGATCGCTTGCCGACGCCGAGGACGTCGTGCAGGAGACCTACGCCCGCTGGTACGCCATGTCCGCGCGGGAGCAGCAGGCCATCGAGTCGCCCGGCGCCTGGCTGGTGACGGTCGCCAGCCGCACCTGCCTGAACCTGCTCGGCTCGGCGCGGGCCAGGCGGGAGACGTACGTGGGCGACTGGATCCCGGAACCGCTGCCCGAGCCCACGGAGTGGATCACCGGGCGCTCCGGCGTCGGCGGGATCGACCCGGCCGATCGGGTCACTCTCGACGAGTCGGTGACGATGGCCTTCCTGGTCGTCCTCGATGCGATGACCCCGGCCGAGCGCGTCGCGTTCGTCCTGCACGACGTCTTCCGCTACCCGTTCGGCGAGGTCGCCGAGATCGTCGGCCGCACTCCGGCGGCGTGCCGCCAACTGGCCTCGTCCGCCCGTCGTCGCATCCGCAACTCGCAGACCTCGGCGGGCCCGAGTGCCGGGCAGGCCGGCATCGTCAGGCAGTTCAGGACGGCGTGGGAGGCGAAGGACATCGACGCCCTGATCGGCCTGCTCGATCCCGACGCCACCGCGACCGCAGACGGCGGCGGGCTGGCCGTCACCCATCTGCACCGGATCGTGGGCGGTGAGCAGGTCGCACATGCCTACGCCGAGATCTCCCGGGTGTCGGGCGACCGCACGACGTTCCGGGAGTGCACGGTCAACGGGCTGCCCGGCCTGGTGGCGCGGCAGGACGGCGACATCGCGACCGTGTTCGCGTTCGAGATCGCGGGCGACCGGATCAGGCACATCTGGGCGGTGCGCAACCCCGAGAAGCTCCGTCCCTGGCGGATCGGCTGA
- a CDS encoding M4 family metallopeptidase, whose product MPRRHHPILRRRRATALALTTIGTLLALGAPAGTAGAAPADPGPAKITATPRAGAAATALSPARRASLIKSAQTTAGATAQRLALGAQEKLVVRDVVQDADGTTHTRYERTYAGLPVLGGDLVVHLKSGRTTVSKASGATLTLPSLSPKLSATNATGKALAAAKSADVTGTETERAPRLVVWAGAGKPVLAWETVVDGVQQDGTPSELQVVTDATTGKQILAAEKVHTGTGTGQYVGTVPVGSTLAGSTYQLTDGDRAGHKTYDLNQGTSGTGTLFTDDNDVWGNGTPSNRQTAGVDVAFGAAATWDYYKDVYGRNGIRNDGVAAYSRAHYGSSYVNAFWQDSCFCMTYGDGSGNTHPLTSLDVAAHEMSHGVTAATANLTYSGESGGLNEATSDIFAAAVEFHSNLAADPGDYLVGEKIDINGNGTPLRYMDKPSKDGASRDSWSSTLGSVDVHYSSGPANHFFYLLSEGSGAKTVNGVAYDSPTFDGQAVTGIGIENAAAIWYRALTTYMTSSTNYAGARTATLQASADLFGAYSPTYLAVADAWAAINVGSRIALGVNVAPLADQTSGVGQAVSLQVDAYTTNSGAGLTYEATGLPDGLTLSASGLISGTPTTLGTSDVAVTVTDSTGASVTDTFTWRIAYIYATATRVDIPDNGAAVESPITIEGRDGNASATTSVYVNIVHTYRGDLTVDLVGPNGTVYSLLNRTGGSADNVDQTFTIDASAQPLTGTWKLRVQDRASIDVGYIQRWQLTP is encoded by the coding sequence TTGCCCCGGCGACACCACCCCATCCTCCGGCGCAGACGCGCCACCGCCCTCGCGCTGACGACCATCGGGACCCTGCTCGCGCTGGGAGCCCCGGCCGGTACCGCCGGCGCGGCGCCCGCCGACCCCGGCCCCGCCAAGATCACCGCCACGCCTCGCGCCGGTGCGGCGGCGACGGCCCTGTCCCCGGCCCGCCGCGCCTCGCTGATCAAGAGCGCGCAGACCACGGCCGGCGCCACGGCCCAGCGGCTCGCCCTCGGCGCGCAGGAGAAGCTCGTCGTCAGGGACGTCGTCCAGGACGCCGACGGCACCACGCACACCCGCTACGAGCGCACCTACGCCGGACTGCCCGTCCTCGGCGGTGACCTGGTCGTCCACCTCAAGAGCGGCCGGACCACCGTGTCCAAGGCGAGCGGGGCGACACTCACGCTGCCGTCCCTCAGCCCGAAGCTCTCCGCGACCAACGCCACCGGCAAGGCCCTCGCGGCCGCGAAGAGTGCCGACGTCACCGGCACCGAGACCGAGCGCGCGCCCCGTCTCGTCGTCTGGGCCGGCGCCGGCAAGCCCGTCCTGGCCTGGGAGACGGTCGTCGACGGCGTCCAGCAGGACGGCACGCCCAGCGAACTCCAGGTGGTCACCGACGCGACCACGGGCAAGCAGATCCTCGCCGCCGAGAAGGTGCACACCGGCACCGGCACCGGCCAGTACGTCGGCACGGTTCCCGTCGGCAGCACGCTGGCGGGATCGACGTACCAGCTCACCGACGGCGACCGCGCCGGGCACAAGACGTACGACCTGAACCAGGGCACCTCCGGCACCGGCACCCTCTTCACGGACGACAACGATGTCTGGGGCAACGGCACCCCGTCCAACCGGCAGACCGCCGGCGTCGACGTGGCCTTCGGCGCCGCCGCCACCTGGGACTACTACAAGGACGTGTACGGCCGCAACGGCATCCGCAACGACGGTGTCGCCGCCTACAGCCGGGCCCACTACGGCAGCAGCTACGTCAACGCCTTCTGGCAGGACAGCTGCTTCTGCATGACCTACGGCGACGGCTCGGGCAACACGCACCCGCTGACCTCCCTCGACGTGGCCGCCCACGAGATGAGCCACGGCGTCACCGCCGCCACCGCCAACCTGACCTACTCGGGCGAGTCCGGCGGTCTCAACGAGGCGACCTCCGACATCTTCGCCGCGGCCGTCGAGTTCCACTCGAACCTCGCCGCCGACCCCGGCGACTACCTCGTCGGCGAGAAGATCGACATCAACGGCAACGGCACCCCGCTGCGGTACATGGACAAGCCCTCCAAGGACGGTGCCTCCCGCGACAGCTGGAGCTCCACCCTGGGCAGTGTCGACGTCCACTACTCATCGGGTCCGGCCAACCACTTCTTCTACCTGCTCTCCGAGGGCAGCGGGGCCAAGACCGTCAACGGCGTCGCCTACGACAGCCCGACCTTCGACGGCCAGGCCGTCACCGGCATCGGCATCGAGAACGCCGCCGCCATCTGGTATCGGGCGCTGACGACGTACATGACCTCGTCGACCAACTACGCCGGCGCCCGCACCGCCACCCTCCAGGCGTCGGCCGACCTGTTCGGCGCGTACAGCCCCACCTACCTCGCCGTCGCCGACGCCTGGGCCGCCATCAACGTCGGCAGCCGCATAGCCCTCGGCGTCAACGTCGCCCCGCTCGCCGACCAGACCAGCGGCGTCGGCCAGGCGGTCAGCCTTCAGGTGGACGCGTACACCACCAACTCCGGTGCGGGCCTGACCTATGAGGCCACCGGCCTGCCCGACGGTCTGACCCTCAGCGCGAGCGGCCTGATCTCCGGGACGCCGACCACCCTCGGGACCAGCGACGTCGCCGTCACGGTCACCGACAGCACGGGCGCGTCCGTCACGGACACCTTCACCTGGCGGATCGCGTACATCTACGCCACCGCCACCCGCGTCGACATCCCCGACAACGGCGCCGCGGTGGAGTCCCCGATCACCATCGAGGGCCGCGACGGCAACGCCTCGGCCACCACCTCGGTCTACGTCAACATCGTCCACACCTACCGCGGTGACCTGACCGTCGACCTCGTCGGCCCCAACGGCACCGTCTACTCGCTCCTCAACCGCACCGGCGGCTCCGCCGACAACGTCGACCAGACCTTCACCATCGACGCGTCGGCCCAGCCCCTCACCGGCACCTGGAAGCTGCGGGTCCAGGACCGCGCGTCGATCGACGTGGGGTACATCCAGCGCTGGCAGCTCACGCCCTGA
- a CDS encoding precorrin-3B C(17)-methyltransferase, translated as MTRIRPRWRLGAPVLLALLVLTAGCADPSSDPRAAGPATASTSASAQAKGFCPPPEDTRASPSPCISYGWDQRVAENHAYRQAQPITAEQRQQAQPRATALATALQELAPKGTTLDGLRTAAAEALGLEAAQIEVQGNFLVPLHDMLVGGGEGRVCVNGTVDSSGHATAEVVGRTVEGTCLPGLGGH; from the coding sequence ATGACACGGATACGGCCACGGTGGCGGCTCGGCGCCCCGGTTCTGCTCGCCCTGCTCGTCCTCACCGCCGGATGCGCCGATCCGTCGAGCGACCCCCGGGCGGCCGGCCCGGCGACTGCCTCGACCTCCGCCTCGGCACAGGCGAAGGGATTCTGCCCGCCCCCCGAGGACACCCGGGCGTCGCCCTCTCCGTGCATCAGCTACGGCTGGGACCAGCGGGTCGCCGAGAACCACGCCTACCGTCAGGCCCAGCCCATCACCGCCGAGCAACGGCAGCAGGCCCAGCCCCGGGCGACGGCACTGGCCACGGCACTCCAGGAACTCGCGCCGAAGGGGACCACCCTGGACGGACTGCGGACGGCCGCCGCCGAGGCGCTCGGCCTGGAGGCGGCGCAGATCGAGGTGCAGGGCAACTTCCTGGTTCCCCTGCACGACATGCTCGTAGGGGGCGGCGAGGGCCGGGTGTGCGTCAACGGGACCGTCGACAGCAGCGGTCACGCGACGGCGGAGGTCGTCGGGCGCACGGTCGAGGGGACGTGTCTGCCCGGGCTGGGCGGGCACTGA
- a CDS encoding LUD domain-containing protein has translation MNDFQAIADRVEIEALRGEFTDAVMMRDRPRLASLFTPDGALRMPDIPAEQVGREEIRAGGERLQKLWDFFVQTTHPGTILLDGDTATGRAYIQELVRTLDGYQGLNYAVYHDRYQRTAEGWKFAERAYEVRYLDTSPLAGTAPHAAQDSGTDRADAMATPAPARSFTDPASSEQLERVAAALRAHGFAAEILDDAAAARARVKELIPEGAGVFTGASETLRLSGIDEDINAGGRYDAIRPRVLAIDRATGADEIRKLVASPDFVVNSVAAVTETGSLVLASGSGSQFPANSGGAAHAVWIVGAQKVVPDLSTALRRVEEHALPLENARALAVYGVPSAVNRLLIVNAEPRPGRCTVLLLREAIGY, from the coding sequence ATGAACGACTTCCAGGCCATCGCGGACCGCGTCGAGATCGAGGCACTGCGCGGCGAGTTCACCGACGCGGTGATGATGCGTGACCGACCCCGCCTGGCGTCGCTGTTCACGCCGGACGGCGCCCTGCGCATGCCCGACATCCCCGCCGAGCAGGTCGGCCGCGAGGAGATCCGCGCCGGGGGCGAGCGGCTTCAGAAACTGTGGGACTTCTTCGTACAGACCACACACCCCGGCACGATCCTGCTCGACGGCGACACCGCGACCGGCCGCGCCTACATCCAGGAGCTCGTGCGCACCCTCGACGGGTATCAGGGCCTGAACTACGCCGTCTACCACGACCGCTACCAGCGCACCGCGGAGGGCTGGAAGTTCGCCGAGCGGGCGTACGAGGTCAGGTACCTCGACACCTCCCCGCTGGCGGGCACGGCGCCCCACGCGGCACAGGACTCCGGGACCGACCGGGCAGACGCCATGGCCACCCCGGCTCCGGCCCGGTCCTTCACCGACCCGGCATCGTCCGAGCAGCTGGAGCGGGTGGCCGCCGCGCTCCGTGCCCATGGCTTCGCCGCCGAGATCCTCGACGACGCCGCCGCTGCGCGCGCCCGCGTCAAGGAGCTGATCCCCGAGGGCGCCGGTGTGTTCACCGGGGCCAGCGAGACCCTCCGGCTGTCCGGCATCGACGAGGACATCAACGCCGGCGGCCGGTACGACGCCATCAGGCCGCGCGTTCTGGCCATCGACCGTGCCACCGGCGCCGACGAGATCCGAAAGCTGGTCGCCAGTCCCGACTTCGTCGTCAACAGCGTCGCGGCGGTCACCGAGACCGGCTCGCTCGTTCTCGCCTCGGGCAGCGGCAGCCAGTTCCCCGCCAACTCGGGCGGCGCCGCCCACGCGGTCTGGATCGTCGGCGCGCAGAAGGTGGTGCCCGACCTGAGCACCGCGCTGCGCCGCGTCGAGGAGCACGCCCTCCCGCTGGAGAACGCTCGCGCCCTGGCGGTGTACGGGGTGCCCAGCGCCGTCAACCGCCTGCTCATCGTCAACGCGGAACCCCGCCCAGGGCGCTGCACCGTGCTCCTTCTCCGCGAGGCCATCGGGTACTGA
- a CDS encoding CASTOR/POLLUX-related putative ion channel encodes MRYRFDNTLARSTGRLVGWLAVTCLGIVVPASALLVWTDPSSPRSLSGRLTAVWRVSAETLRLGAVTGAPLRMLLSVLLGLMALLYVSTLIGVITTGLTDRLTELRRGRSTVVETGHSVVLGWSEQVFTVVGELVAARADQRWSAVVVLADRDKTEMEEALAAVLGSTGTTRLICRSGSTADPDALGLVSPGSAHAVLVLPGAEAAGDLETVRTLLALRAVLGEHAGPPVVACVRDERYRTAARLAAGPRGIVLESDRTAAGLIAHSALHPGLTPVLRELLDFAGDEFYLTAAPELAGRRFGDVLLDCATAAVAGLVRADGTPLLNPPPETVVAPGDRLVVVAPDADTARWEDCRDLVEPSAPAEHGAGAVEPSRFLLLGWNRRAPHLVDQLRRCARPGSVLHVVTDPAEQAPPTRPLPEPRRDPALADGLAVTFGTADPTDPSSLRGLDPDSYDRIIVLGPDTGDDADRPDHRTLVVLLILRSLAQEAGHAVPVVAELADERNRALAPLGPGSEAVVGAQLTGLLMAQVSQNGHLAGVFEELFAADGSALRLRPAHHYVLPDRAASFATVVAAARDRRECAIGYRCHDPAAAPAGPEVRLNPAKAGRRVWSHTDEIIVIVRDGAAEGGAGGAEGNHVARADVS; translated from the coding sequence ATGCGCTACCGGTTCGACAACACACTGGCCCGCAGCACCGGCAGGCTGGTCGGATGGCTGGCGGTGACCTGCCTGGGCATCGTCGTTCCGGCGAGTGCGCTCCTGGTGTGGACGGACCCCTCCTCGCCCCGTTCGCTGTCGGGCCGGCTGACCGCGGTGTGGCGGGTGAGCGCGGAGACCCTGCGGCTGGGCGCCGTGACCGGCGCCCCGCTGCGGATGCTGCTGTCCGTGCTGCTGGGCCTGATGGCCCTGCTGTACGTGTCGACCCTGATCGGCGTGATCACCACCGGCCTCACCGATCGCCTCACCGAACTGCGCCGAGGCCGCTCCACCGTGGTGGAGACGGGCCACTCGGTGGTGCTCGGCTGGTCGGAGCAGGTGTTCACGGTCGTCGGCGAGCTGGTCGCGGCACGCGCCGATCAGCGCTGGAGCGCGGTCGTGGTGCTCGCCGACCGGGACAAGACGGAGATGGAGGAGGCGCTGGCGGCGGTGCTCGGATCCACCGGCACCACACGGCTGATCTGCCGCAGCGGCTCCACGGCCGACCCCGACGCGCTCGGACTGGTCAGTCCGGGGTCGGCGCACGCGGTGCTGGTCCTGCCCGGCGCGGAGGCCGCCGGAGACCTCGAGACGGTACGGACGCTGCTGGCCCTGCGCGCCGTCCTCGGCGAGCACGCGGGCCCGCCCGTCGTCGCCTGCGTACGGGACGAGCGGTACCGGACCGCGGCCCGGCTGGCCGCGGGTCCGCGGGGCATCGTGCTGGAGTCCGACCGGACGGCGGCCGGGCTGATCGCGCACTCCGCGCTCCACCCGGGCCTGACGCCCGTGCTGCGGGAGCTCCTCGACTTCGCGGGCGACGAGTTCTACCTCACCGCCGCTCCCGAGCTCGCGGGACGTCGTTTCGGCGACGTCCTGCTCGACTGCGCGACGGCCGCCGTGGCCGGGCTGGTGCGGGCCGACGGCACTCCCCTGCTCAACCCGCCGCCGGAGACCGTCGTCGCGCCGGGGGACCGCCTCGTGGTCGTGGCACCGGACGCGGACACCGCGCGGTGGGAGGACTGCCGGGACCTCGTGGAGCCGTCGGCGCCGGCCGAACACGGCGCCGGCGCGGTCGAGCCGTCGCGTTTCCTCCTGCTGGGCTGGAACCGTCGGGCGCCGCACCTGGTCGACCAGCTGCGCCGCTGCGCGCGGCCGGGCTCGGTCCTGCACGTCGTCACCGACCCGGCGGAGCAGGCGCCACCGACGCGGCCGCTGCCGGAACCGCGCAGGGATCCCGCGCTCGCCGACGGGCTCGCCGTGACCTTCGGGACCGCCGATCCGACCGACCCCTCGTCCCTGCGCGGTCTCGACCCGGACTCCTACGACCGGATCATCGTGCTCGGGCCGGACACCGGGGACGACGCCGACCGGCCGGACCACCGCACGTTGGTCGTCCTGCTGATCCTGCGGTCGCTGGCGCAGGAGGCCGGGCACGCCGTGCCGGTGGTCGCGGAACTCGCCGACGAACGCAACCGGGCCCTGGCCCCGCTCGGACCGGGCTCCGAGGCGGTCGTCGGCGCACAGCTGACAGGACTGCTCATGGCGCAGGTCTCGCAGAACGGGCACCTGGCCGGCGTGTTCGAGGAGCTGTTCGCCGCCGACGGCAGCGCGCTGCGGCTGCGTCCGGCACATCACTATGTGCTTCCGGACCGCGCCGCGTCCTTCGCCACCGTCGTGGCTGCGGCGCGCGACCGGCGCGAGTGCGCGATCGGCTACCGCTGTCACGACCCCGCCGCCGCGCCCGCCGGCCCCGAGGTCCGGCTCAATCCCGCCAAGGCCGGCAGACGGGTCTGGAGCCACACGGACGAGATCATCGTGATCGTGAGGGACGGCGCGGCCGAGGGCGGCGCCGGTGGGGCGGAAGGGAACCATGTGGCGCGGGCGGACGTCTCCTAG
- a CDS encoding PP2C family protein-serine/threonine phosphatase gives MIRSARLRRRHRSSGGQGQAVLLSPVFVTVLIAALAFATPREVAFSRLLPAAPALAAAVWPVLPTVLLGAFCLLVMIGISFFHSDLGTPYTAAAIAAVTFAAAYASHLRLQREETLFQVRLVADAAQKVLLRPLPHRIQGIEIESLYRAAQEQARIGGDFYEAADTPYGVRLLIGDVRGKGLSAVGAAAAVINCFRENAYDQPDLNGLIHRLQITMTRYSAAIPADDQQEHFATALITEIPYGGRHVKVLNCGHPPPVFVQGGEIHVLEPTRPSTPLNLAALLGDHYHVDTVAFVPGDQMLLYTDGVTETRDRNGKFFPLPDWMRRHRAAPPRELLNQLHRDLLRYAGGRLDDDIAALAVRCRHVSAPEH, from the coding sequence GTGATCAGATCAGCACGGCTCCGGCGTCGCCACCGTTCCTCCGGCGGTCAGGGGCAGGCCGTACTGCTGTCACCGGTGTTCGTCACCGTCCTCATCGCCGCACTGGCCTTCGCCACTCCGAGAGAGGTCGCCTTCAGCCGCCTCCTGCCCGCGGCGCCCGCCCTCGCCGCCGCGGTGTGGCCCGTCCTCCCGACGGTCCTGCTGGGGGCGTTCTGCCTTCTGGTCATGATCGGCATCAGCTTCTTCCACTCCGATCTGGGAACGCCGTACACGGCTGCCGCGATCGCCGCGGTCACCTTTGCGGCCGCATACGCGAGCCATCTCCGGCTCCAGCGCGAGGAGACGCTCTTCCAGGTCCGACTGGTCGCCGACGCAGCCCAGAAGGTGCTGCTGCGCCCGCTGCCGCACCGCATCCAGGGCATCGAGATCGAGTCGCTGTACCGGGCGGCCCAGGAGCAGGCCCGGATCGGAGGCGACTTCTACGAGGCGGCCGACACGCCGTACGGAGTCCGCCTGCTCATCGGCGACGTACGCGGCAAGGGCCTGTCAGCGGTGGGGGCGGCCGCGGCGGTGATCAACTGCTTCAGAGAGAACGCGTACGACCAGCCTGACCTGAACGGCCTGATCCATCGCCTACAGATCACCATGACCCGCTACAGCGCCGCGATCCCCGCCGACGATCAGCAGGAGCACTTCGCCACCGCTCTGATCACCGAGATCCCCTACGGCGGCAGACACGTCAAGGTCCTCAACTGCGGGCATCCGCCACCGGTGTTCGTACAGGGCGGTGAAATCCACGTTCTGGAGCCCACCCGGCCCTCCACACCCCTCAATCTCGCGGCGCTCCTCGGAGACCACTACCACGTGGACACCGTCGCCTTCGTCCCCGGCGACCAGATGCTGCTCTACACCGACGGCGTAACGGAAACCCGCGATCGCAACGGCAAATTCTTCCCGTTGCCGGACTGGATGCGCCGGCACCGCGCGGCCCCGCCCCGTGAGCTGCTCAACCAGCTTCACCGGGACCTGCTCCGCTACGCCGGCGGACGGCTCGACGACGACATCGCGGCCCTGGCCGTACGCTGCCGGCACGTCTCCGCTCCGGAGCACTAG
- a CDS encoding carbohydrate binding domain-containing protein: MRRAPRTSRRRRPPRPLAAAMAAAGLFALLAGPSESDPVPLRTTAATSNAATVFYYTKTKNWSATYLHYAPDGGAWTTVPGVRMEAACTDWVKQTVDLGSAAGLQATFNNGSGTWDNNGGGNYALGTGTVTVKDGVIAHSDPCAGTETGSGNEATVYYSTATSGWTTANIHYAPTGGSWTTAPGVGMEAACTGWWKKTLDIGTATSLKAAFNNGTGVWDNNNSADYTIPLGTTTVKDRTVTSGATNPCAAEVPDTEPPTAPARVTAGATDTSVVVGWDAATDNKGVTKYQVTRTGGTLGTVVTDVGSTVLSETGLEERTTYTYTVKAVDAAGNTSPASDAATATTGERAPAPAAGTPLGTDPRKDPIYFVLTARFYDGDTANDRGGSQHIKSGNAAGADPMFRGDFKGLVEKLDYVKALGFSAVWITPVVLNRSDYDYHGYHGYDFYKVDPRLESAGASYQDLINAAHAKGMKIYQDVVYNHSSRWGAKGLFTPTVYGVRDSQWSWYYDEKAEGFEYDGLTVEPKSGKSYYNGDLWSTAEPTGNTCLNWGKPTGGKSAEGYTLYNCQWPSPTSGMFPKAYYHRCWIGNWEGEDSRSCWLHEDLADFDTESTPVQNYLIGAYDKYIDMGVDGFRIDTAVHIPRVTWNRRFLPAIHDRVARKFGTEAAANFFVFGEVGAFVNDKWNRGSVNHSAQFFTWKERKEYSADDETAAIEQFTYENNLGTGNQPTSTNAFLSGNSYHTPDRSQFSGMNIIDMRMHMNFGDAQNAFSNGKDSDDSVNDATYNVVYVDSHDYGPNKSSTRYGGGTDAWAENMALMWTFRGIPTLYYGSEIEFQKGKQIDCGPSCPLASTGRAYFGDHLAGTVTASDFGTVASASGTVATTLAQPLVKHLQRLNQIRRAVPALQTGQYSTDGISGGMAFKRRCTSGGTDSFALVTVTGGASFTGIPNGTYTDAVTGDVKSVSNGTLSVAAPGKGNLRVYVLNGPGKIGTDGPYLK; the protein is encoded by the coding sequence ATGAGGCGCGCACCGAGAACGTCCCGCAGACGCAGGCCACCACGTCCGCTCGCCGCCGCCATGGCGGCGGCCGGGCTGTTCGCACTGCTCGCGGGCCCGTCCGAATCCGACCCCGTCCCGCTGCGGACGACGGCCGCCACCTCGAACGCGGCGACCGTCTTCTACTACACGAAGACGAAGAACTGGTCCGCGACCTATCTGCACTACGCCCCCGACGGCGGCGCCTGGACCACCGTCCCCGGCGTACGCATGGAGGCCGCCTGCACCGACTGGGTGAAGCAGACCGTCGACCTCGGCTCGGCCGCGGGGCTCCAGGCCACCTTCAACAACGGCAGCGGCACCTGGGACAACAACGGCGGTGGCAACTACGCGCTGGGCACCGGCACCGTGACCGTCAAGGACGGAGTGATCGCCCACAGCGATCCGTGCGCCGGCACGGAGACGGGCAGCGGCAACGAGGCCACCGTCTACTACTCGACCGCCACCTCCGGATGGACCACCGCCAACATCCACTACGCGCCCACCGGCGGCTCCTGGACGACGGCCCCGGGCGTCGGCATGGAGGCCGCCTGCACGGGTTGGTGGAAGAAGACCCTGGACATCGGTACGGCGACATCGCTCAAGGCCGCGTTCAACAACGGCACCGGCGTCTGGGACAACAACAACAGCGCGGACTACACGATCCCGCTCGGCACCACGACCGTGAAGGACCGGACGGTCACCTCCGGCGCGACGAACCCCTGCGCGGCCGAAGTGCCCGACACGGAGCCACCGACCGCCCCGGCCCGGGTCACGGCCGGCGCCACCGACACGTCGGTGGTGGTGGGCTGGGACGCGGCCACCGACAACAAGGGGGTGACGAAGTATCAGGTCACGCGCACCGGAGGCACCTTGGGAACAGTGGTCACGGACGTCGGCTCGACGGTCCTCTCCGAAACGGGGCTCGAGGAGAGGACCACCTACACCTACACGGTGAAGGCGGTCGACGCGGCCGGGAACACCTCGCCCGCCTCCGACGCGGCGACCGCGACGACCGGTGAACGCGCGCCGGCCCCGGCGGCCGGCACCCCGCTGGGCACCGACCCGCGCAAGGACCCCATCTACTTCGTGCTCACCGCCCGCTTCTACGACGGCGACACCGCGAACGACCGCGGCGGCAGCCAGCACATCAAGTCCGGGAACGCGGCGGGCGCCGACCCGATGTTCCGTGGGGACTTCAAGGGGCTGGTCGAGAAACTCGACTACGTCAAGGCGCTCGGTTTCTCGGCGGTCTGGATCACGCCCGTGGTCCTCAACCGCTCGGACTACGACTACCACGGCTATCACGGCTACGACTTCTACAAGGTCGACCCGCGCCTGGAGTCCGCCGGCGCCTCCTACCAGGACCTGATCAACGCCGCCCACGCCAAGGGCATGAAGATCTACCAGGACGTCGTCTACAACCACAGCTCACGCTGGGGCGCCAAGGGCCTGTTCACGCCGACCGTGTACGGGGTCCGCGACTCCCAGTGGAGCTGGTACTACGACGAGAAGGCCGAGGGCTTCGAGTACGACGGCCTGACGGTGGAGCCCAAGTCGGGGAAGTCGTACTACAACGGCGACCTGTGGTCGACGGCCGAGCCGACCGGCAACACCTGTCTGAACTGGGGCAAGCCCACCGGAGGCAAGAGCGCCGAGGGCTACACCCTCTACAACTGCCAGTGGCCGAGCCCCACTTCGGGCATGTTCCCGAAGGCCTACTACCACCGGTGCTGGATCGGCAACTGGGAGGGCGAGGACTCCCGGTCCTGCTGGCTGCACGAGGACCTGGCCGACTTCGACACCGAGTCGACGCCCGTGCAGAACTACCTCATCGGCGCCTACGACAAGTACATCGACATGGGCGTCGACGGCTTCCGGATCGACACGGCCGTCCACATCCCGCGCGTCACCTGGAACCGCCGTTTCCTGCCCGCCATCCACGACCGGGTCGCCCGGAAGTTCGGCACGGAGGCGGCCGCGAACTTCTTCGTCTTCGGTGAGGTCGGCGCGTTCGTCAACGACAAGTGGAACCGCGGATCCGTGAACCACTCCGCACAGTTCTTCACCTGGAAGGAGCGCAAGGAGTACAGCGCGGACGACGAGACGGCGGCCATCGAACAGTTCACCTACGAGAACAACCTCGGCACCGGAAACCAGCCCACGTCGACCAACGCCTTCCTGAGCGGCAACAGCTATCACACGCCCGACCGCAGCCAGTTCTCCGGCATGAACATCATCGACATGCGGATGCACATGAACTTCGGTGACGCGCAGAACGCCTTCAGCAACGGCAAGGACTCCGACGACAGCGTCAACGACGCCACGTACAACGTGGTCTACGTGGACAGCCACGACTACGGGCCGAACAAGTCGAGCACGCGCTACGGCGGCGGCACCGACGCCTGGGCCGAGAACATGGCGCTCATGTGGACCTTCCGCGGCATCCCGACGCTGTACTACGGCTCGGAGATCGAGTTCCAGAAGGGCAAGCAGATCGACTGCGGGCCGAGCTGCCCGCTGGCGTCCACCGGGCGCGCCTACTTCGGCGACCACCTGGCCGGTACCGTCACCGCCTCGGACTTCGGCACGGTCGCGAGTGCGAGCGGCACGGTCGCCACCACCCTGGCCCAGCCACTGGTCAAGCACCTCCAGCGGCTGAACCAGATCCGCCGGGCGGTCCCGGCTCTTCAGACGGGCCAGTACTCGACCGACGGGATCAGCGGCGGGATGGCCTTCAAACGCCGCTGCACCAGCGGCGGCACGGACAGTTTCGCGCTGGTGACGGTCACCGGCGGGGCAAGCTTCACCGGCATCCCGAACGGCACGTACACGGACGCCGTCACGGGTGACGTGAAGAGCGTCTCGAACGGCACCCTGTCGGTGGCGGCCCCCGGCAAGGGCAACCTGCGGGTGTACGTACTGAACGGGCCCGGGAAGATCGGCACCGACGGGCCGTATCTGAAGTAG